The DNA region gttcgcgcgcgtcgattcactctccgatcgatccaacgaacaccacacgactgatggcccaacttctctggccacaccgcgacctctttttcaatgattttgagaactttctaccactttcccgcgggttcgcgcgcgtcgattcactctccgatcgatccaacgaacaccacacgactgatggctcaacttctctggccacaccgcgacctctttttcaatgatttcgagaactttctaccactttcccgcgggttcgcgcgcgtcgattcactctccgatcgatccaacgaacaccacacgactgatggcccaacttctctggccacaccgcgacctctttttcaatgatttcgagaactttctaccactttcccgcgggttcgcgcgcgtcgattcactctccgatcgatccaacgaacaccacacgactgatggctcAACTTCTCTGGCCACACCGCGACCTCTTTGTAGGATCCTCACTCTTTAACTACTGGTTGATCAAGATCAATTTAGAATACtttaaatcatagaaattgaaatatatgaaatacttgaaatacttcaaaacttgaaatttatgaaatacatGAAATCCTTGAAATATCTGAAAACATGAAGTATATACAAGTATATACAAGaagtatttagtttttttgaaggTCCATAGCAATATTTTGcctgtgtttttgaataccgctAACTCATTGCGGTTTCAAAAcccaaaaaacaacaacaaaaaaactaaattttgcttatGTAATGTCCAACGCGACATCTAGACTTAAATAGATTAACCAATTCTTTAACACCCCTGCGGTTAACAGAACTGCTCCCTCTCACACTCTCTTGAGTGCTGCTCATTTCCGCTTTCTCATATTGTACTGTTATCTGAAATATATGCCCACTCTTATTTGAACCACGAAGACAACCAGACTCGCGTCTTTATTACGTCCGAAAGCGAACATTTCAACTGGCGACGTAggtaaaattagaaatttcaaGAAGTCTTTTTGCAATTATTGAAAGCGTGAACAAAtcggcggattttttttcggcgTAAGTGGTTttgtgagcattttttttttttggtgaaacctgcagattttttttcccttGGTGTGGCCTAGAAAAGGCGTTTTGCGACATTTTTTCTCGCTTGTGCgttgagcgttttttttttgtctgcaaTTTTTCCCAAGGTGCAAGGAAAAGAAGTGCTAAAAGCATTTAGTGCTGATTATTTGACGAAAACGGCAAAGAAATTGGATTTCTTTTGTTTGAAACAGAAAAGCTTCGTGGGGACGCAGTTGTCCACCATTTTGTATCGAGGGCtaaattttcttttgttttatccTCCATTGCAGTGtgtggagagagagagaaaaaatctTTTGCTTGGCGGTGGCTCAAAGTGCTATCGCGGTGGTGCAATTCAACATCGACGGCAGCGTCGGCGGCTGAGCAAAACCGCTGGTGGTGCTGTTGTAGTGGTGAAAGTTTTTTTGACGGCGGCGTCGGCGGCTGAAGTGAAACCGCTGGTGTTGCTGGTGGTGGTGATATTTTCATCAACGAAGGCGGCGGCTGAAGCGCGCGGTGTGGTTGGTGCGGattattttttgagaacaatttTGAGGAATTTTGACTCCGTCTGGACGAAGACGTGTAGTTTTGTACTGCTGGCCAACGAGATCAAAGATCTCCCTTGGCGGCAGAGTACTTTCGGCGCATAAGCGTCAACTCAAAATTCCGCAGAGCTCTCGCCGGAAACGACCCTCATTTGTTTTCCTTGGAGAGAGTTCCTCAAAATGGCAACCACCACAACCAACCACCAGCAAGAGGCGCAGAGAACACGAGTATGAAGATTCCGACGATGATTCGGATTTTTACGGATTCGCAGCAGATTCCTCGATTTTTGAAGATGACCCGATGGGTGAATCTTCGTTGTCGGACGAAGTTGATCAGCGACAGCCGGTACGAGAAACGCGGCCGATCCGCAGATCAACGAGGCAGATTAAGAAGAAGCACAAAgcggattttaaatatttttaatttgtcaagTGAATTCGTGCTAGCTTCATTTAGCTTACTGAATTAGGATTTTTTAGATTAATGTCCTTTCAAGAAATAAGAAGAATTTTATTCACATTTAAGTGTGTTTGATTTTggtatgaagttttttaagggAAAAGGAGTTGTAATGTCCAACGCGACATCTAGACTTAAATAGATTAACCAATTCATATTGTACTGTTATCTGAAATATATGCCCACTCTTATTTGAACCACGAAGACAACCAGACTTGCGTCTTTATTACGTCCGAAAGCGAACATTTCAGCTTACTGGACTTGAAAAAAACCCCAGACCCCTTCAAGTACTTAAAACCCTTCAGATACTTGAAACTTGCTTAAAACACTCGAAATACTAAATTActacaaattcttgaaatatctAAGATCTATCTGAAATACTATTAATCCTTGAAATTCAGTTCTCGCAATACTTTCAATCCTTAAAATTATAGAAACACTTGATATACTTGAATACCTACTtcgaaaacttgaaaaaaatgaaatacttcaATTACTTATAATCAAAacatgaaatacttgaaattcttgaaatatttgatGTAGGTACTTATAAAAATCgaaattcttcaaatatttaaaatcaattcgaaatatttgaaggaatttaaaataattgaaaaaatatattattagtAATTAAATAACTTGAATTGCATGAAATACTAAGATTATATACTTTGGCCAAGAGTATGTTTTCaagatgttcaaaaaaatcaaattattcgctctacagcattgccttggcgttctcgattgcgagattcctacacgaaactaagtgttcgaaggcttgatttttgaggcaattgcaaacctctttttacaccttagcttccatccaccccgggattcgagctgacgacctttggattgttagtccaactgcctaccagcgactccaccgaggcaggacccagggagacgactcctacacccggactgagctaacgacctaaccttttttaggttagtccgggaccaacatttacttcccttccgacggaaggcgtgatcagacaaatctcgtctcgaaaaatgccaccgggaccgtctgggatcgaacccaggtcgactgggtgagaggcaatcacgcttacccctacaccacggtcccggctaatGTTGTatgttttaaatcaaataaatcatacgccgttttgaaaaagttgcttggaaACTTGGAGGATGGAGGGTAAAGATCCATTTAAAATATCTGGAGGGTGGGAAGTTGGAGGGTAACTAATCCGCGCTGTTGCATGCAATGATTTGTCCTGATTAACAGGCTATCGTAattaataaaacaacaaattacaattacaaaaataaaaacaatttgacaGTTTATTTTGTACAGAGATGAAAATATTTGACAGCAAGAAATGTCACCAAAAAAGTAACGCCTAAAGTCTCCACTGAACAAAAATTTGTCACGCTTGGCTGCTGAGATTATACTGGAGGGCTGTGTACCGCGTTACGGGGTCAAAAATAAATAGCCAGTGTACCCTCTCATTTCCCTTCTCCCTGCCCAAACAcatgaatgattgaataaagtcaCATCATAGATCTAATTGGTTTCCCACATAGTCAACAACCATACAGTCACCATTTGTCGAATGATTTTTCAGACGAGAAACGTCAGAAATGTCAAAAGTGACATTTCTGAAGACAAGAgagccctgactgaaaagtccgtcagacgtccgtcgtttgtcgtccgtgcaaacgtacgacgtcgcacgacaatgccgtgcgactttcgcgcgaatgtcatacgtttttgcaccaaaatgtcgtatttgttgtgcgatcgataatcgaaattgtacgacattgtcgtgcgacattcgaccgacgtcgcacggttttgttatttaggatgtcgtgctattgtcgtgtgctgtcatttcgaatttttaggttatgttgctgttgaaaaaactgttgttttgtttttttatttaattttttattgaaacacaCCTAATTTCACTATAATATTcactttttcactaaatttaacttcCGGATCACCGATTCTTATCCAACTTGGCTTTCTTCAGATGGTCTCggatttgccttgaccgcagcttccggcTTGGATGTTGGTGTTGGACTTTTGCTTCTCGACGAGCTGATCAAAGTTTTACCCGGATGCGATGCCAATCTTGGATCTCAGACGGATTAATGGTCACCGGAGTACGAGATAACGTGGGATTGTGGAGTACGTGTTTGTTCCCTGAAAAAAGATAACGTTGACATTAGCATTAGGAATGACTAGAATAgcttctaaaattctacaattctaaaattctaaaattctaaaattctaaaattctaaaattctaaaattctaaaattctaaaattctcaaattctaaaattctaacattctaaaattctaaaattctaaaattctaaaattttaaaattctaaattctgaaattctaaaattttgaaattcataaaTCATCCAATTCCGTTCGCGTTATTATTAAAATTCCTTATATTTGAtagaccaatttttttttatcataatcctaaaaatattgcaaaagttAATAGTTCTTAAAgttatttaaagattttaggAGTTTCAAGAAGTCtcagaattttttgaaaatttcttattttattatttttataatttttcgaatttttaaagttttaagaattcaaaatataaaactataaacaaacttgaattgtaattttgtttaagaattgtaaactcataatttttagaatttttgaattcttaacTCTAATTCTAAATATGACGTACGACATTTAGATTTTGGAAATATAAGAATTTTaacaatgtttgaatttaacaatttaagtattttagaattaaagaattttagtatttgaggtttttttcaatttctgaatttaaatattttagaatttcagattttttaaaaagaactttaaaacttaaaatgtttatgaatcattaaattctataatttaataatattaacAATTTACACAAATAGATGAATTCAAAggaatttttagttttcaaattcttgtattgggaccatccataaaccacgtggacactttgggggagggtatggcgattgtccacgctccatacaaaagagatttttttgtatggacaattgtccacgaggggggagggggggttcgagatttccaaaaaaagtgtccacgtggtttatggatggtcccattctataattttgaaatactagaattttaaaattaagaatgaaAACTTTAGAATTTCACAGTTTTAGTGTTTAAGATTGTTTAAATTCcagtaattttgatttttctttagtTTGGAATTATTGAATAATCTAATCCACGTTAGATaacaattttgatgttttgaggttttgaatttaatacaatttcacacaaacacacacttaaAACATGACTCACGAGTTTCATCAGGTATGTGCCGCCACCTCCCGCGGAAAATAAAACACCAAACACCAACCTTCCTCGATCGCAAACCggttccttcccgtcccgtCCTCCTTCGCGTCCTCCTCCACTGCCACGAAGACCGAAATCTGAAATACAAGACACTTTGATTCGGTCGCTCGCGCACCCCGAAACATTTTGccgcaaaaaaatcacaatctaGAACTAAACTTACCTATTATCCGTCGAAAATCGTCCAAAATCTTCGAGGCTCCTAAACCAAATCCCAAAAGGAAGGACAGCTGGTTCGattcggttgcaatcaagtccgaacaagatcaactgaagagaactgtcaaactgtttgcatcgacgaaaatcgtggcgtcaaattgaaggaaaatcgatggaaaaaaacaatgtcgggcatgtcgagtgtttgtcgtacgtttgtcgtcctttcgaccaatcgatatcgaaacggtaaaatcaaaaccgcgcgacagcttgtacgacgtgcgacatttttcaaacagggaggGGTTACTCTCATTTCTCCGAATTTCTCTCGAAGTAACTCTCGTTTGTTCTGGTTTCTTCACTGTCTTGCCCCGAggtttgggcacttgaataaaaagtggggcgtattttcagtgtatgaaattttgtgattttctacatgtatgtaaccccttaacagaCATAACTTAAATTGATAACTATACTCAGTGAGTCAGTGTAAATCTCACACACATTTCGCGCAGTTAGTTTTCAGAGTGTAGCCACAGCCGCGCCATTTCTTTCAACTCACGCGCCACCTCTTTTGCATTATCTTGAGCTGTCGTTCTACTTCTGACGAAATTCGGgttttgtgtgttttcaagCCACGCCAATTTTCAGTGCTAGAAAAtagtgaaaaaagtgattttaaaagTCCTAAATACAGGTGAGTCATAGTTCTACCgttgtaaaatatgaaaatcttgTCACTCGAGGTGCAGCTGGTCCAAGAGTGCCGATTATGTTGCACTTACTGCGTTTTCCTTAACAAAGCTGCAAAAAAAACGTGCACTTGACAAAGGTCGCTTCGGCGACGGCTTCAGTCTGCGATCGATTAATTTTGTAGGGAAAGGGGCGATTTGCTACTTTGATTGCACCGGAAGTGTGAACTTCGGCATTCGTTTCGGCTGCGTGGATCGttttaaaaaccccaaaacttgTTCCGAAGTGAAATGTTTGGCAAACTTACTGCCATTTTTAAAATGGCGTATCATTCACAAATAGTGATAGCCCACACAGCGAAGGTCAGTATCTGCACCGCAAGAATTATCTCGCTCAAGCCAAGCAGTTATCGCCTTCTGGCTGATCTGGATACTCCAATTTTGTGTTATTACATAATATGAACATTCGTAGTTTGCTTTCCAAGAAAATATGCCTCTCAACCGTAAAATACCGGCCTGTGATTTCTCTTGTGAGAAAAAACAACATGATAACAAGTTGTACCAATTCTGAAAACCGGTTTCCCTCCTCCTCACTCATGCCGCGTTTGATT from Culex quinquefasciatus strain JHB chromosome 3, VPISU_Cqui_1.0_pri_paternal, whole genome shotgun sequence includes:
- the LOC119770380 gene encoding uncharacterized protein LOC119770380; translated protein: MTTKPRGCKSRQEQCVERERKNLLLGGGSKCYRGGAIQHRRQRRRLSKTAGGAVVVVKVFLTAASAAEVKPLVLLVVVIFSSTKAAAEARGVVGADYFLRTILRNFDSVWTKTCSFVLLANEIKDLPWRQSTFGA